From Bradyrhizobium sp. AZCC 1610:
ACGAGTACGATGCGGTGTCGCGGCTGCGCGACAGCCAGCTCGGCGACTCCAGGGTTTCGGATATCTCGAACTACATCAAGCGCGGCAAGCTCTGGGAAGCCTTCACCCACGACAAGCGCCCGGTGCTCCTGATCGACGAGATCGACAAGGCCGACATCGAGTTTCCGAACGACCTGTTGCTGGAACTCGATCGCATGGAGTTCTTCGTCTACGAGACCGGCGAGAACATCAAGGCGAGCCTGCGCCCGATCGTGATGATCACCTCGAACAACGAGAAGGAACTGCCGGACGCGTTCCTGCGCCGCTGCTTCTTCCACTACATCAAGTTCCCGGACGCCGACACCATGAGCCGGATCGTCGACGTGCACTTCCCCGGCATCAAGAAGCGGCTGGTGGAAGAAGCGCTGCGCATCTTCTTCGAGGTGCGCGAAGTGCCGGGCCTGAAGAAGAAGCCC
This genomic window contains:
- a CDS encoding AAA family ATPase, which translates into the protein MKFTGKDYVATDDLKVAVNASIVLERPLLIKGEPGTGKTVLAEEVAKALGAPLLTWHIKSTTKAQQGLYEYDAVSRLRDSQLGDSRVSDISNYIKRGKLWEAFTHDKRPVLLIDEIDKADIEFPNDLLLELDRMEFFVYETGENIKASLRPIVMITSNNEKELPDAFLRRCFFHYIKFPDADTMSRIVDVHFPGIKKRLVEEALRIFFEVREVPGLKKKPSTSELLDWLKLLLNEDITPEMLRERDPRKLIPPLHGALLKNEQDVHLFERLAFLSRREV